One stretch of Verrucomicrobiia bacterium DNA includes these proteins:
- the flgB gene encoding flagellar basal body rod protein FlgB: MIDALFNQPNLVAAKRLMDVTVLRHEAIATNLANVETPGYRRMDVGPAFEQQLQKAVAARDVASMKSIRPQLAVDATAVSRRRDGNTVDLESEMVRLNRNSIEYGVEAHFITSALLKMRHAITGRSA, encoded by the coding sequence ATGATCGACGCCCTCTTCAATCAACCGAACCTGGTCGCTGCGAAGCGGTTGATGGACGTGACGGTGCTCCGTCACGAGGCGATCGCGACGAATCTGGCGAACGTGGAGACGCCGGGCTACCGCCGGATGGATGTGGGGCCGGCCTTCGAGCAGCAACTGCAGAAGGCGGTGGCGGCGCGGGACGTCGCGTCCATGAAGTCGATCCGCCCGCAACTTGCGGTGGATGCCACGGCGGTGTCGCGGCGCCGGGACGGCAACACGGTCGATCTCGAGAGCGAGATGGTCCGGCTGAACCGGAACAGCATCGAGTACGGGGTCGAGGCCCACTTCATCACCAGCGCGCTGCTGAAGATGCGGCACGCCATCACCGGACGGTCCGCCTGA
- a CDS encoding response regulator, with the protein MNSCPPWGPAPPPNRRILVIDDNPSIHVDFRKILCPDRSGEGAVQELESILFNTAPRPDAGPVFELQSAYQGQEALEMVRRSLAQDQPYALAFVDVRMPPGWDGIETTARLWEVDPALQIVICTAYSDYSWDEMRARLGQPENLVVLKKPFDNVEVQQLAHAMGRKRDLNLQAATATDRLHGVVRDMQEMLVRSAGARGLTRAQAAGVSNLKPPNPGADGIDVRSLPDVLHRLRHTLESTFNQLRDTEVQLVHSEKMASLGRMSAGIMHEINNPLNYALTAINLCRRHATDISESSREEFLETLTDIREGLSHIASVVRDLREFNHPSYGAMATVEVKRVADVAVRLLAGELKGQVEVENLIPEEFTVDAVGPRLTQVFINLLHNAADALRSKTFPPGERPRIRLSADGNGECRMVRVRDNGPGMSAVSLGRIFEPFFTTKETGRGMGLGLSICYRLLRDVGATIEARSEEGQYCEFVIAFPVPPGIPEGSHLAGEMAAST; encoded by the coding sequence ATGAACTCATGCCCTCCCTGGGGACCGGCCCCGCCTCCGAATCGACGCATTCTGGTGATCGACGATAATCCGTCGATCCACGTGGACTTCCGCAAGATCCTGTGCCCCGACCGGTCCGGGGAGGGAGCGGTGCAGGAGCTGGAGAGCATCCTTTTCAATACGGCGCCGCGCCCGGATGCCGGTCCCGTCTTCGAGTTGCAGAGCGCCTATCAGGGTCAGGAGGCGCTGGAGATGGTCCGGCGCTCGCTGGCCCAGGATCAACCCTATGCGCTGGCCTTTGTGGACGTCCGCATGCCCCCGGGATGGGATGGGATCGAGACCACCGCGCGGTTGTGGGAGGTGGATCCCGCGCTGCAGATCGTGATCTGCACAGCGTACTCGGACTATTCGTGGGACGAGATGCGGGCCCGCCTGGGGCAGCCGGAGAACCTGGTGGTGCTCAAGAAGCCGTTCGACAACGTCGAGGTGCAGCAACTGGCCCATGCGATGGGCCGGAAACGGGATCTCAACCTCCAGGCTGCCACGGCCACGGACCGGCTGCATGGGGTGGTCCGCGACATGCAGGAAATGCTGGTTCGCTCGGCCGGGGCCCGGGGTCTGACCCGGGCGCAGGCCGCGGGCGTCTCGAATCTCAAGCCTCCGAATCCCGGTGCCGACGGCATCGACGTCCGGTCGTTGCCGGACGTGCTGCATCGGTTGCGACATACCCTCGAAAGCACGTTCAACCAGCTGCGGGACACGGAGGTGCAGCTGGTGCATTCGGAGAAGATGGCCTCCCTCGGCCGCATGAGCGCCGGGATCATGCACGAGATCAACAATCCCCTGAACTACGCGCTCACGGCGATCAACCTGTGCCGGCGCCATGCCACGGACATCTCGGAATCGAGTCGGGAGGAGTTCCTGGAGACCCTGACGGACATTCGCGAAGGGTTGAGCCACATTGCGTCGGTTGTTCGCGACCTTCGCGAGTTCAACCACCCGAGCTACGGAGCGATGGCCACGGTGGAAGTGAAGCGGGTGGCGGATGTCGCGGTGCGGCTCCTGGCCGGAGAACTCAAAGGACAGGTCGAGGTCGAGAATCTCATCCCCGAAGAGTTCACGGTCGATGCCGTCGGCCCCCGGCTCACCCAGGTGTTCATCAATCTGCTCCACAACGCTGCGGACGCCCTGCGGTCGAAGACCTTCCCGCCCGGCGAGCGGCCCCGCATCCGACTGTCCGCCGACGGCAACGGCGAGTGCCGGATGGTGCGGGTTCGGGACAATGGTCCTGGCATGTCCGCTGTCAGTCTGGGCCGGATCTTTGAGCCCTTCTTCACCACCAAGGAGACCGGGCGCGGCATGGGACTCGGTCTCAGCATCTGTTACCGGCTTCTACGTGACGTCGGTGCGACCATCGAAGCGCGCAGCGAGGAGGGTCAGTACTGCGAATTTGTGATCGCCTTCCCGGTTCCGCCCGGGATCCCTGAGGGATCGCACCTGGCCGGGGAGATGGCGGCCTCGACCTGA
- a CDS encoding YfiR family protein yields MNLHSPPGVTRPSWAASFRPEVAWGRFPGLLAVLLGVLSVSSPASAPPREHEVRAAFLINFARFVEWPSAVFEGDAPLAIGVVGDEAMASVLELIVPGQTVGRRRLEVRRLALDDDFTGIHLLYLDPGPMEPMGEVLRPLSRHPVLVVGRHADFVGQGGMIGFVLVDRNVRFDINLRATQAARLQISSRLLSLARTVIR; encoded by the coding sequence ATGAATCTCCACAGCCCACCCGGTGTGACCCGTCCTTCGTGGGCGGCATCCTTCCGCCCTGAGGTGGCATGGGGGCGTTTCCCCGGGCTGTTGGCCGTTCTGCTTGGCGTGCTCTCCGTTTCGTCACCTGCATCCGCACCGCCCAGGGAGCATGAGGTCAGGGCGGCTTTCCTGATCAATTTCGCCCGATTCGTCGAGTGGCCGTCCGCCGTTTTCGAAGGCGACGCCCCGCTGGCGATCGGAGTCGTGGGTGACGAGGCCATGGCGTCAGTCCTGGAGCTGATCGTTCCCGGGCAGACCGTCGGCCGGCGCCGGCTTGAAGTGCGGCGGTTGGCGCTGGACGACGACTTCACGGGGATTCACCTGCTGTATCTCGATCCGGGCCCCATGGAGCCCATGGGCGAGGTGCTGCGGCCGCTGTCCAGGCATCCGGTGCTGGTGGTCGGCCGCCATGCGGATTTCGTCGGCCAGGGCGGCATGATCGGGTTCGTGCTGGTGGATCGGAATGTACGCTTCGACATCAACCTCCGCGCGACCCAGGCGGCCCGCCTGCAGATCAGTTCCCGACTGCTGTCGCTTGCCCGGACAGTGATCCGGTGA
- a CDS encoding HAMP domain-containing protein: MAPVLERRVFAYALPLDYPEIEWGWINVGLSLDGFNRSVTDAYLRTTQMAAACILLSLGASVVYARRLVRPILSLRTVVGRVAGGDLSAMAQVGGLDEIGALAGSVNCMTSALQRRDRVLESVRFAAQELLEADGWHHALPAVLAKIGEATESCRTYLFQNYRGPGGRLFTCQRFEWTVSYAASQVGNPALQEVDYEAAGFQRWVEILSRGEVVFGLVREMPAEERETLDPQGIRSLLAIPIHVDGDWWGFLGIDECREDRVWNDSERDSLRTVGDTLGATISRQRVQDALLESKRTLEERVAERTQELVDQVRAEEKARKDLAEAQQRLIEASRLAGKAEVATSVLHNVGNVLNSVGVSATLVGDRLRKSPLNGLQRAVAMLVEHRGELGRFLTEDQRGRILPEYFAAVTAQIEGERAAILTEIDGLMRNIEHIKKVVALQQAYATVSGTSEQVASVELVEDALRMNGASFETNGIRVLRDFDADLPPMNVDRHKVLQILVNLLRNAKHAVATMDAAARRIEIGIQRRAAERLAFIVRDSGIGIARENLIRVFQHGFTTKKNGHGFGLHSGANAAREMGGSLSVHSEGLGQGATFILELPIHPAVSDSHHELMPSLGTGPASESTHSGDRR; this comes from the coding sequence ATGGCGCCCGTCCTTGAACGCCGGGTGTTCGCTTACGCCCTTCCCCTGGACTATCCGGAAATCGAATGGGGCTGGATCAACGTCGGCCTCTCCCTCGATGGTTTCAATCGCAGTGTCACGGATGCCTATCTGAGGACCACCCAGATGGCTGCCGCCTGCATTCTCCTCAGCCTTGGCGCCTCGGTCGTGTACGCCCGCCGATTGGTCCGGCCCATCCTCAGCCTTCGCACGGTGGTCGGACGGGTTGCGGGCGGCGACTTGTCTGCCATGGCCCAGGTGGGGGGCCTTGACGAAATCGGGGCGCTGGCCGGGTCGGTCAATTGCATGACGTCCGCCCTTCAGAGGAGGGATCGGGTTCTGGAAAGCGTCCGGTTTGCGGCCCAGGAGTTGCTCGAGGCGGACGGCTGGCATCACGCGCTGCCGGCGGTGCTCGCCAAGATCGGCGAGGCGACGGAGAGCTGTCGCACCTACCTGTTTCAGAACTACCGCGGACCGGGAGGTCGCCTTTTCACCTGTCAGCGCTTCGAATGGACTGTTTCGTACGCTGCTTCGCAGGTCGGCAATCCGGCACTCCAGGAGGTGGATTACGAGGCTGCGGGGTTTCAGCGCTGGGTGGAGATTCTCAGCCGCGGGGAGGTCGTTTTCGGGCTGGTTCGTGAGATGCCTGCCGAGGAACGGGAGACGCTCGATCCTCAGGGAATCCGCTCGCTTCTGGCCATACCCATTCATGTGGACGGAGACTGGTGGGGATTTCTAGGAATCGATGAGTGCCGGGAGGACCGGGTGTGGAACGACTCGGAGCGGGACAGTCTCCGCACGGTGGGCGACACCTTGGGGGCCACCATTTCGCGCCAGAGGGTTCAGGACGCCCTCCTCGAATCCAAGAGGACCCTTGAAGAGCGCGTGGCGGAACGGACCCAGGAGCTGGTGGACCAGGTGCGCGCAGAGGAAAAGGCCCGCAAGGACCTGGCCGAGGCCCAGCAGCGGCTGATCGAGGCGTCCCGTCTCGCCGGCAAGGCCGAGGTCGCCACCAGCGTGCTTCACAACGTCGGCAACGTGCTCAACAGCGTCGGCGTCTCCGCAACGCTCGTTGGAGATCGCCTGCGCAAGTCCCCGCTGAACGGACTTCAGCGGGCGGTTGCCATGCTCGTTGAGCACCGAGGAGAGCTCGGCCGGTTCCTGACCGAGGATCAGCGCGGTCGTATTCTCCCCGAGTATTTCGCCGCCGTTACGGCCCAGATCGAGGGCGAGCGCGCCGCCATCCTGACGGAGATCGACGGGCTGATGCGCAACATCGAGCACATCAAGAAGGTGGTGGCCTTGCAGCAGGCCTATGCCACGGTGTCGGGCACTTCGGAACAGGTCGCCTCGGTCGAACTGGTCGAGGACGCGCTCCGGATGAACGGGGCCTCCTTCGAAACGAACGGCATCCGGGTGCTTCGCGATTTCGACGCGGATCTGCCGCCGATGAACGTGGACCGGCACAAGGTGCTGCAGATCCTCGTGAACCTGCTGCGCAACGCGAAGCATGCCGTGGCGACGATGGATGCCGCTGCACGGCGCATCGAGATCGGCATCCAACGCCGTGCCGCCGAGCGTCTGGCCTTCATCGTGCGGGACTCGGGCATCGGCATCGCCCGGGAGAATCTCATCCGAGTCTTCCAGCACGGCTTCACGACCAAGAAGAACGGGCACGGTTTCGGACTGCACAGTGGCGCCAACGCCGCACGGGAGATGGGCGGGAGCCTGTCGGTCCACAGCGAAGGTCTGGGTCAGGGCGCCACATTCATCCTGGAACTTCCCATTCATCCGGCAGTCAGCGATTCACACCATGAACTCATGCCCTCCCTGGGGACCGGCCCCGCCTCCGAATCGACGCATTCTGGTGATCGACGATAA
- the fliE gene encoding flagellar hook-basal body complex protein FliE, producing MPPGAAAAPLGPTEGAKPFETVLGRFVEQVNSKQMASAEAVRGLLSGEDIPLHRVMIATEEASVSFQLMVEVRNKLLEAYQELMRMQV from the coding sequence ATGCCGCCGGGCGCGGCGGCGGCGCCGCTCGGACCGACGGAGGGTGCCAAGCCCTTCGAAACGGTCCTGGGCCGGTTCGTCGAGCAGGTCAACAGCAAGCAGATGGCGTCGGCCGAGGCCGTCCGTGGACTGCTGAGCGGCGAGGACATTCCGCTGCACCGGGTGATGATTGCGACCGAGGAGGCGAGCGTGTCGTTTCAACTGATGGTCGAGGTCCGCAACAAGCTGCTCGAGGCGTACCAGGAGCTGATGCGGATGCAGGTGTGA
- a CDS encoding TonB-dependent receptor, with product MTRPLPAPVLRTPHLIAAVVLGCWGGVWGGEELPGDAPSELARLQSLVGMSLEELGEIKVETVYGASRREQKLNRAPSAVTLVTREQIARHGDRTLGEVLQRVRGFYVTSDRSYSYLGIRGFQRPGDFGGRLLVMIDGHRINDAVYDTAAVGLDFPLDIDLIERIEIIRGPGSSLYGNNALFGVINVITRSGRQVDGVEVSGTYGSYDAWSGRTTYGTRFGNGTELLVSGTLQGSEGAERLKFPEFVAEDLDGEQAGNAFMSVVHASWSLRGGYGRRVKDVPTAAWYTLPNSQEPGLSITDQRAFATLGFRHEWGDGWLLDARSSLDWFRFDGIYPYASEDDSSAPPIVNRYLAESFSTGLNLLLGKPLGERHHLSTGVEWRGQMVLDQRNWDDDPYLSHADSNESADRVGIFAQDEWSLRDDLVLSGGLRYDHVTPSGGALTPRVAALYSPWEKTTFKALYGQAFRAPNAYEAFYSGAFFAVNPDLTPKSVRSYELVWEQVLGARWNLTLSAFWNDVDHLIGLEVDPSADPDHLGGGVFRYANQGSARIRGVELEVDHHLPRGVMASASYSFTDTMDADRGAPLPNAPEHLGKVNLSVPVWGNKVFASTAIQAMSGRRSLAGETVSPHAVVNLNLFARELMPGLEVTAGIYNLFDRRYSDPVSSDHYYRGPVSGGIVELDRIQQNGRTFRCKLTYRF from the coding sequence ATGACCCGTCCGCTGCCTGCCCCAGTGCTGCGCACGCCCCATCTGATCGCTGCGGTGGTTCTCGGGTGCTGGGGGGGTGTCTGGGGCGGGGAGGAACTGCCAGGCGATGCGCCGTCAGAACTCGCCCGCCTGCAGAGTCTGGTCGGAATGAGCCTGGAGGAGCTTGGCGAGATCAAGGTGGAGACCGTTTATGGCGCATCGAGGCGGGAACAGAAGCTGAACCGTGCGCCCTCCGCGGTCACCCTGGTCACCCGCGAGCAGATTGCCCGGCATGGGGACCGCACGCTGGGCGAAGTGCTTCAGCGCGTTCGAGGCTTCTATGTGACGTCCGACCGGTCGTACAGCTATCTCGGGATCCGGGGTTTCCAACGGCCCGGCGATTTCGGAGGGCGTCTGCTGGTGATGATCGACGGGCACCGGATCAACGATGCCGTGTACGACACGGCGGCCGTCGGTCTCGATTTTCCACTCGATATCGACCTGATTGAACGGATCGAGATCATCCGCGGCCCGGGCTCGTCCCTTTACGGCAACAACGCCCTTTTCGGAGTCATCAACGTGATCACCCGCAGCGGCCGGCAGGTCGATGGGGTGGAGGTCTCCGGCACGTACGGGTCGTACGACGCCTGGTCCGGCCGCACCACCTACGGCACGCGTTTCGGCAATGGGACGGAATTGCTGGTGTCCGGGACGCTGCAGGGGTCTGAGGGGGCGGAGCGGTTGAAGTTTCCGGAATTCGTGGCCGAAGACCTGGATGGAGAACAGGCGGGCAACGCCTTCATGAGCGTGGTGCATGCCAGTTGGTCGCTGCGCGGCGGTTACGGGCGAAGGGTCAAGGATGTGCCGACGGCCGCCTGGTACACTCTACCCAATTCGCAGGAACCAGGACTGTCCATCACCGACCAGCGGGCATTCGCCACACTCGGCTTCCGGCACGAGTGGGGGGACGGATGGCTGCTCGACGCCCGCAGTTCACTCGACTGGTTCCGCTTTGATGGGATCTACCCCTACGCCAGCGAGGACGACTCTTCAGCGCCGCCCATCGTCAATCGCTACCTCGCGGAGTCCTTCTCCACGGGGCTCAACCTGCTCCTCGGCAAGCCGCTTGGAGAGCGCCATCACCTGAGCACCGGCGTCGAGTGGCGGGGTCAGATGGTTCTCGACCAGCGCAATTGGGACGATGACCCGTACCTGAGCCATGCGGATTCGAACGAATCCGCCGATAGGGTCGGGATCTTCGCCCAGGACGAGTGGAGCCTTCGCGACGATCTGGTCCTGAGCGGCGGGCTTCGCTACGATCATGTCACCCCCTCGGGCGGCGCCTTGACCCCCCGCGTGGCCGCCCTCTACTCGCCTTGGGAGAAGACCACCTTCAAGGCTCTCTATGGTCAGGCGTTCAGGGCCCCCAACGCATACGAGGCGTTCTACAGCGGTGCCTTCTTCGCGGTGAATCCCGACCTGACCCCGAAATCCGTCCGCTCCTACGAACTCGTCTGGGAGCAGGTCCTTGGCGCCCGATGGAACCTCACCCTCTCCGCCTTCTGGAACGACGTCGATCATCTGATCGGACTGGAGGTCGATCCGTCCGCGGATCCCGACCATCTCGGGGGCGGGGTTTTCAGGTACGCCAACCAGGGATCGGCCCGGATCCGGGGCGTGGAATTGGAGGTGGATCATCATCTTCCCAGGGGCGTGATGGCGTCGGCCAGCTACTCGTTCACGGACACCATGGATGCCGACCGCGGGGCGCCGCTTCCGAACGCTCCCGAGCATCTCGGGAAGGTCAACCTCAGCGTGCCGGTCTGGGGCAACAAGGTCTTTGCCAGCACGGCGATCCAGGCCATGAGCGGACGCCGTTCCCTTGCGGGCGAGACGGTCAGTCCCCATGCGGTTGTCAACCTGAACCTGTTCGCCCGCGAACTCATGCCCGGACTGGAGGTCACAGCGGGCATCTACAATCTTTTCGATCGTCGATATTCCGACCCGGTTTCGAGCGACCATTACTATCGCGGGCCCGTCTCCGGCGGGATCGTGGAGCTGGACCGGATCCAGCAGAACGGCCGCACCTTCCGGTGCAAGCTGACCTACCGTTTCTAG
- a CDS encoding PAS domain-containing protein, with translation MLLIVLVPCLVFLLFAGTTLVAFQMRMLRRDFVRDLQTVARIVADNAAAAVVFDDGRAAAELLRSLRTKANVLGAVLVLPDGTVLADYGNPVGQPVAHGDGGVLLRGREGFLVEPVVMDGQTVAWLNLVGDHTQVYSGLSRLVAWLLVGLTAAGAALVGVCLVWMRRVVTDPLARLTGVAQEIADRKDFSIRAREEEGRELGVLTRTFNEVLSRVQSQERAILDSHAKLESILESVHGVVWEADAVTRHTTFVSRQVEPLFRYPFRRWIEDPAFRLEIVHTGDRRRVEETYDKAVADSKGFQIDYRMLGADGRMIWIRENVAVESEDGRASCLRGVALDITEQKRAEEQLERLHRRLMESSRLAGMAEVATGILHNVGNVLNSVSVSVNLVAERLKRQQVGNLQRAVGMLRDRREDLARYLEDDPKGRLLPEYLGTAAGFLVMEHAELLNEIATLNRFVEHLKEIVAMQQAYAKVSGAYEPIDPAELVDDALRINAASFERHQIVVCRDVDPDLPRVIVDRHKALQILINLLGNAKHALDAGRTDGRRLTILIEPYNPEHIAIRVRDNGVGIASENLTRIFQHGFTTKKEGHGFGLHSGANAAREMGGHLTATSDGIGHGAEFVLVLKVAQAGDPRVLSDSHPGHGDSHAPEPLAGGASDDLSHDEPLP, from the coding sequence GTGCTACTCATCGTCCTGGTGCCGTGCCTGGTCTTTCTGCTGTTTGCGGGCACGACCCTGGTGGCTTTCCAGATGCGCATGCTTCGCCGGGACTTCGTCCGCGATCTCCAGACTGTGGCTCGCATCGTCGCCGACAACGCCGCGGCTGCAGTGGTCTTCGATGACGGGCGCGCCGCGGCTGAACTCCTTCGATCGTTGCGCACCAAGGCGAACGTTCTCGGTGCGGTGCTGGTCCTTCCCGACGGGACAGTGCTTGCCGATTATGGCAACCCGGTGGGGCAACCGGTGGCTCACGGCGATGGGGGGGTGTTGCTCCGGGGCCGGGAAGGGTTCCTGGTGGAGCCTGTCGTGATGGATGGTCAGACGGTGGCCTGGCTCAACCTTGTCGGCGACCACACCCAAGTCTACTCCGGCCTTTCCCGTCTCGTCGCCTGGCTACTGGTCGGGCTCACCGCTGCGGGGGCCGCACTGGTGGGCGTCTGTCTGGTCTGGATGCGGCGCGTTGTAACCGACCCCCTTGCCCGCCTCACCGGCGTTGCTCAAGAGATTGCCGACCGGAAGGACTTCTCGATCCGCGCGCGGGAGGAAGAGGGACGGGAACTCGGAGTGCTGACCCGCACCTTCAACGAGGTGCTGAGCCGGGTGCAGAGTCAGGAACGGGCGATCCTGGATTCCCACGCCAAGCTGGAGTCGATCCTCGAATCCGTTCACGGGGTGGTATGGGAGGCGGATGCCGTCACCCGACACACCACCTTCGTCAGCCGGCAGGTTGAGCCGCTGTTTCGGTACCCATTCCGCCGGTGGATCGAGGACCCGGCGTTTCGGCTCGAGATCGTGCACACGGGCGACCGGCGCCGGGTTGAGGAGACCTACGACAAGGCCGTGGCGGATTCCAAAGGCTTCCAGATCGACTACCGGATGCTGGGCGCCGACGGACGCATGATCTGGATCCGGGAGAACGTCGCGGTGGAATCGGAGGACGGGCGGGCGTCGTGTCTTCGGGGCGTGGCGCTGGACATCACCGAGCAAAAGCGGGCCGAGGAACAATTGGAGCGTTTGCACCGTCGCCTGATGGAGTCGTCGCGCCTGGCCGGCATGGCGGAGGTCGCCACCGGCATCCTCCACAACGTCGGCAACGTCCTCAACAGCGTCAGCGTCTCCGTCAACCTCGTCGCCGAGCGGTTGAAGCGCCAGCAGGTCGGCAATCTCCAGCGTGCTGTCGGCATGCTCCGGGATCGCCGGGAGGACCTTGCCCGTTACCTCGAGGACGATCCCAAGGGCCGGTTGCTCCCGGAGTACCTTGGCACCGCGGCGGGGTTCCTCGTCATGGAACATGCCGAACTGCTGAACGAAATCGCCACGCTCAACCGGTTCGTCGAGCACCTGAAAGAGATCGTCGCCATGCAGCAGGCGTATGCCAAGGTCTCCGGGGCATACGAACCCATCGACCCGGCCGAACTTGTCGATGACGCATTGAGGATCAACGCCGCGTCTTTCGAACGGCATCAAATCGTGGTCTGCCGCGACGTTGACCCGGACCTGCCCCGGGTCATCGTGGACCGGCACAAGGCGCTGCAAATCCTGATCAACCTCCTGGGCAACGCGAAGCATGCCCTGGACGCTGGCCGCACCGATGGTCGCCGGCTCACCATCCTTATCGAGCCGTACAACCCCGAACACATTGCCATTCGCGTTCGCGACAACGGGGTCGGGATCGCTTCCGAGAACCTGACACGCATCTTTCAGCACGGTTTCACCACCAAGAAGGAGGGGCATGGATTCGGTCTGCACAGCGGCGCCAACGCCGCCCGCGAGATGGGGGGGCACCTGACGGCCACCAGTGACGGGATCGGCCATGGGGCGGAATTTGTCCTGGTACTGAAGGTGGCTCAGGCGGGCGATCCGCGGGTCCTGTCAGACAGCCATCCGGGGCACGGGGATTCCCATGCTCCGGAGCCCTTGGCCGGCGGTGCATCTGACGATTTGAGCCACGACGAACCCCTGCCGTGA
- the flgC gene encoding flagellar basal body rod protein FlgC has translation MIKIFGGLESTSAALAAERVRMDVVGQNIANAQVTRGADGQPYRRQQVVFEAVLASAQGRAGSPSLPAVSVARVEGDSREPRLVYRPGHPDADGTGMVAMPNVNVHEEMVDMIAATRAFEANLAVLKTARSMAMQTLGIGKR, from the coding sequence ATGATCAAGATTTTCGGAGGTCTCGAAAGCACGTCCGCCGCCCTCGCGGCCGAGCGCGTCCGGATGGATGTCGTGGGACAGAACATCGCCAACGCCCAGGTGACGCGCGGGGCGGACGGGCAGCCGTACCGGCGCCAGCAGGTGGTTTTCGAGGCGGTGCTGGCTTCCGCCCAGGGGAGGGCGGGTTCACCCAGCCTGCCGGCGGTGAGCGTGGCCCGGGTGGAGGGGGATTCGCGGGAGCCGCGGCTGGTGTACCGGCCGGGGCATCCGGATGCGGACGGGACGGGGATGGTGGCGATGCCGAACGTGAACGTCCACGAGGAGATGGTGGACATGATTGCGGCGACGCGGGCCTTCGAGGCGAACCTGGCGGTGCTGAAGACGGCCCGCAGCATGGCGATGCAGACCCTGGGCATCGGGAAGCGATAA